A genomic region of Planococcus kocurii contains the following coding sequences:
- a CDS encoding multidrug resistance efflux transporter family protein gives MKPIIIGIIAAFFFAFTFVLNATMEADGGNWIWSASLRYFFMIPFLLLIVVLRKNLKPLLQEMNKNKRAWTLWSFVGFGLFYAPLCFAAAYSPGWLIAGTWQITIVAGTLLAPLFLITIHSNKETTQLRGKIPVKSLMISFIILAGVSLMQLEHVAVVSSSTLWFGFIPVILAAFAYPLGNRKMMDICGGRLDAYQRVLGMTLASLPFWFILSLYGLVTVGGPSASQSLQTLIVAISSGVMATVLFFKATDLVRGDMQKLGAVEATQSMEVLFALAGEALFLSIVLPSSLAIIGIFIVMLGMILHSLNSSKTKKSVMQLNA, from the coding sequence GTGAAACCTATCATCATCGGCATTATTGCAGCTTTTTTCTTTGCATTTACTTTCGTACTCAACGCCACGATGGAAGCTGACGGCGGGAATTGGATCTGGAGTGCGTCTCTCCGATACTTTTTCATGATTCCCTTTTTACTTTTGATTGTTGTTTTAAGAAAGAACTTAAAACCACTGTTACAAGAAATGAACAAAAACAAAAGAGCTTGGACCTTATGGAGTTTTGTTGGATTTGGCTTATTCTATGCTCCACTATGTTTCGCTGCAGCCTATTCCCCTGGCTGGCTCATCGCAGGAACATGGCAAATTACCATAGTCGCTGGTACATTACTTGCTCCCTTATTTCTCATTACCATACATAGCAATAAAGAAACTACTCAACTAAGAGGAAAGATTCCTGTTAAAAGCTTGATGATTTCTTTTATCATATTAGCAGGAGTCAGTTTAATGCAACTTGAACATGTAGCAGTTGTTTCTTCTTCAACACTTTGGTTCGGTTTTATCCCTGTTATCCTCGCAGCTTTCGCATACCCATTAGGAAATAGAAAAATGATGGATATATGTGGAGGCAGGTTGGATGCGTATCAGAGGGTTTTGGGCATGACACTAGCTAGTCTACCTTTTTGGTTCATCCTATCATTATATGGGCTTGTTACTGTAGGTGGACCTAGCGCTTCACAAAGCTTACAAACTTTAATTGTAGCAATCAGTTCAGGTGTAATGGCAACAGTACTCTTCTTTAAAGCGACTGATCTAGTTAGAGGCGATATGCAGAAACTAGGAGCAGTAGAAGCGACACAATCAATGGAAGTTTTATTTGCGTTAGCAGGAGAAGCACTTTTCTTGTCAATTGTCTTACCTTCAAGCTTAGCAATAATCGGAATTTTCATTGTAATGCTTGGCATGATTCTTCACAGTCTTAATTCTAGTAAAACGAAAAAAAGTGTTATGCAATTAAATGCATAA
- a CDS encoding DMT family transporter yields MEKPAIHPYIPIMIGVFSVALSAIFVKMTSADSGVTAFYRMLFSVLIMSPVFFLKYTHEIKKLSKRDWVFASIAGVFLSFHFILWFESLNYTSVASSTVLVTLQPLFAFAGTYFFFKEKVSIKTLIAGAIAIAGSVLIGYGDFKVSGSALYGDLLALVACALITAYLLFGQDVRKRLSLVTYTFVVYGVSTITLFFYIVFKGESFGPYPASEWMWFLLLAIIPNLLGHTLFNWALKWVSTNVISIAILFEPIGAAILAYFILGEYLSVSQIVGGSVVLAGITLFVADYQKIKMYFLKIKA; encoded by the coding sequence ATGGAAAAACCGGCTATTCATCCATATATCCCTATTATGATAGGAGTATTCTCAGTAGCGTTATCGGCTATTTTTGTTAAGATGACATCTGCCGATTCAGGAGTGACAGCTTTTTACCGGATGTTGTTTTCGGTGTTGATCATGAGCCCAGTCTTCTTTTTAAAATATACCCATGAAATCAAAAAGCTAAGCAAAAGAGATTGGGTTTTTGCGTCAATTGCGGGTGTGTTTTTATCTTTTCATTTTATTTTATGGTTTGAATCGCTTAATTATACGTCAGTGGCAAGCTCGACTGTCCTTGTAACCTTGCAACCGCTGTTCGCTTTTGCTGGTACATACTTCTTCTTTAAAGAGAAAGTATCTATTAAGACGCTTATTGCGGGAGCTATTGCAATTGCGGGAAGTGTTTTAATTGGCTACGGTGATTTCAAAGTGAGTGGAAGTGCTCTTTATGGAGATTTGTTAGCTTTAGTAGCTTGTGCTTTAATTACGGCATATTTATTATTTGGTCAAGATGTCAGAAAGAGGTTATCACTGGTCACGTATACGTTTGTGGTTTACGGAGTTAGCACAATAACATTATTCTTCTATATTGTATTCAAAGGAGAATCTTTTGGTCCTTACCCAGCTTCTGAGTGGATGTGGTTTTTGTTGTTAGCGATTATTCCGAATCTGTTAGGCCATACATTATTTAACTGGGCTTTAAAGTGGGTAAGCACGAATGTTATATCAATTGCTATTCTTTTTGAGCCGATAGGAGCAGCTATACTAGCGTATTTCATACTCGGAGAATATTTAAGTGTATCTCAAATTGTTGGTGGAAGTGTAGTGTTGGCGGGGATAACGCTATTCGTTGCAGACTATCAAAAAATTAAAATGTACTTTTTAAAAATAAAGGCTTGA
- a CDS encoding MgtC/SapB family protein, with translation MEFFSAMQISSYETFFKLVIAALLSLAIGLERELKRKPVGLKTSIVISTFSCLLTIISIESAYIAQGSEYANVNITMDPLRLAAQIVSGIGFLGAGVILKRGNDSISGLTTAAMIWGAGGIGIAVAAGFYIEAVTAVLLVLIGIEVLPHLLFKFGPKRLKMVEANLKVVVTDRTSIREVLNELKINGSVIESISIAYSDEVGSSFFHELRIRMSVPHDKDTIDLYQEISDMKNVVHVEIELI, from the coding sequence ATGGAGTTTTTCAGCGCAATGCAAATTTCTTCATATGAAACTTTCTTTAAACTTGTCATAGCCGCTCTCTTAAGTTTAGCAATCGGACTGGAAAGGGAATTAAAAAGAAAGCCTGTCGGATTAAAAACGAGCATCGTTATCTCTACGTTCAGTTGTTTACTAACCATCATCTCGATTGAATCTGCCTATATTGCACAAGGTAGCGAGTATGCTAATGTTAATATTACAATGGATCCTTTGCGTCTTGCTGCACAGATTGTTTCAGGCATTGGTTTTTTAGGGGCTGGCGTAATTTTAAAACGTGGCAACGATTCTATTTCAGGACTTACGACTGCGGCCATGATTTGGGGAGCTGGAGGAATTGGGATTGCAGTTGCTGCTGGCTTTTATATCGAAGCCGTAACTGCGGTCTTACTCGTCCTGATTGGAATAGAAGTTTTGCCTCACCTACTTTTTAAGTTTGGACCAAAACGTTTGAAGATGGTTGAAGCAAATTTAAAGGTAGTTGTCACTGATCGAACGTCCATACGGGAGGTGCTAAATGAATTAAAAATAAATGGGTCCGTGATCGAAAGCATTTCAATCGCCTACTCAGATGAAGTAGGTTCTTCTTTCTTTCATGAACTCCGGATTCGTATGTCTGTCCCTCACGACAAAGACACCATTGATTTGTACCAAGAAATATCAGACATGAAAAATGTTGTGCATGTTGAAATCGAATTAATTTGA
- a CDS encoding cation diffusion facilitator family transporter encodes MKEFFGLLKNGNKPSLTAAVINTFIAIMKGVAFFFTGNVAMFAETMHSIGDAANQYFVFIGSALSKKAPTKQFPNGFGRLLNIVLLGAVLIVGIMAYETIIEGWHQMTKPVEAEGFIISVVVLSIAIILEFFVLYKAGKEILHEAGVKGGALAPLTTSFSHLNRAKPATKLVFLEDLVATAGGVLALTAVLIAHYTGFLQVEGAASIAIGFMMFYVVAKVFMDNARGAIGETDEHMVNHIAHLLSDHPDVRDIQELEVVKEGEFLHVETKIEVDSNLNVIQADALQERLAELILSQPSVDDVIVSLDADDGETHWKHLSKRPEKLNPN; translated from the coding sequence ATGAAAGAGTTTTTCGGATTATTGAAAAATGGCAATAAGCCGTCTTTGACGGCAGCAGTCATTAATACGTTTATCGCAATTATGAAAGGTGTCGCGTTTTTCTTCACAGGGAATGTCGCCATGTTCGCTGAAACAATGCACTCTATCGGAGACGCAGCGAACCAGTATTTCGTTTTTATTGGCTCTGCACTCTCTAAGAAGGCGCCGACCAAGCAATTTCCAAATGGTTTCGGGCGTCTATTGAACATCGTTCTCTTAGGTGCCGTCTTGATTGTTGGAATCATGGCATATGAAACTATTATCGAAGGCTGGCATCAAATGACAAAACCAGTCGAAGCAGAAGGATTCATCATCAGTGTTGTGGTATTATCCATCGCAATCATTCTTGAATTTTTTGTTCTTTATAAAGCAGGAAAAGAAATCCTTCACGAAGCAGGTGTTAAAGGTGGAGCTCTAGCTCCCTTGACTACAAGTTTTTCTCACTTGAATCGAGCGAAGCCTGCAACTAAATTAGTGTTTTTAGAAGATTTGGTTGCAACTGCAGGTGGGGTCCTTGCCTTAACCGCTGTATTAATCGCGCATTACACTGGCTTTCTTCAAGTCGAAGGTGCTGCGTCTATTGCGATTGGCTTTATGATGTTCTATGTTGTCGCAAAAGTTTTCATGGATAACGCACGTGGCGCCATTGGTGAAACGGACGAACATATGGTAAATCATATTGCACACTTGTTGAGTGATCATCCAGATGTTCGAGACATTCAAGAGTTAGAAGTTGTTAAAGAAGGAGAATTTCTTCATGTTGAAACTAAAATTGAAGTTGATTCAAATTTAAACGTGATACAGGCCGATGCTTTACAAGAGCGTTTAGCCGAGCTTATCCTCAGCCAACCAAGTGTTGACGACGTCATTGTTTCTCTCGATGCAGATGATGGTGAAACACATTGGAAGCATTTAAGTAAACGACCAGAAAAACTTAATCCAAATTAA
- a CDS encoding iron-containing alcohol dehydrogenase: protein MNAFSFYNPVKLIFGQGQLEAVKEELPKFGKKVLLVYGGGSIKKNGLYDDVIKTLAEANLEVFELAGVEPNPRISTAKKGIEICKTEGIDMLLAVGGGSVIDCTKLIACGAKYDGDAWDLVSRKAQPQEALPFGTVLTIAATGSEMNAGSVITNEETQEKYGWGSPLSFPQFSILDPTYTLSVPENHTVYGIVDMMSHIFEQYFNDATSTPVQDRMCEGVLKAVIETAPKLMEDLQSYEHRETIMFAGTMALNKFLEMGYRGDWGSHNIEHAVSAVYDIPHAGGLAILFPQWMRHNVKVNPARFAQMAVRVFDVDSAGKSEEEIAYEGIDRVSAFWTSLGAPTRLDYYDIDDSKIDAMVEKAMVYGEFGNFAKLKGEDVKEILQASL from the coding sequence ATGAATGCATTTTCATTTTATAACCCAGTAAAACTTATTTTTGGTCAAGGCCAACTCGAAGCAGTTAAAGAAGAGTTACCTAAATTCGGTAAAAAAGTTCTGCTTGTATATGGTGGAGGCAGTATTAAAAAGAACGGACTTTACGATGATGTGATTAAAACTTTGGCTGAAGCGAACCTTGAAGTTTTTGAACTAGCGGGAGTCGAGCCAAATCCACGTATTTCGACTGCTAAAAAAGGAATCGAAATTTGCAAAACAGAAGGCATCGATATGCTATTAGCAGTTGGAGGCGGTTCAGTTATTGACTGCACGAAACTGATTGCTTGCGGCGCTAAATACGACGGCGATGCATGGGATTTAGTATCTCGCAAAGCACAGCCACAAGAAGCGCTGCCATTTGGTACAGTTTTGACAATTGCTGCTACTGGTTCAGAGATGAACGCAGGTTCAGTTATTACGAATGAAGAAACACAAGAAAAATACGGCTGGGGAAGCCCGTTGTCATTCCCGCAATTTTCAATCCTAGATCCGACTTACACATTGTCAGTGCCGGAAAACCATACGGTCTACGGAATTGTTGATATGATGTCTCATATTTTCGAGCAATACTTTAACGATGCGACGAGCACACCGGTTCAAGATCGTATGTGTGAAGGTGTATTAAAAGCGGTAATTGAAACTGCGCCAAAATTAATGGAAGATCTTCAAAGCTATGAGCACCGCGAAACAATCATGTTCGCAGGAACAATGGCATTGAACAAATTCCTTGAAATGGGCTATAGAGGAGACTGGGGTTCGCATAACATTGAACATGCAGTGTCTGCAGTTTATGACATTCCACATGCTGGTGGATTGGCAATTTTATTCCCGCAATGGATGCGCCATAACGTAAAAGTAAATCCAGCTCGCTTTGCTCAAATGGCAGTTCGTGTCTTTGACGTAGATTCAGCAGGTAAGTCTGAGGAAGAAATTGCTTATGAAGGAATCGATCGCGTATCTGCATTCTGGACTTCATTAGGAGCACCAACTCGTTTGGACTACTACGACATCGATGATTCAAAAATTGATGCAATGGTAGAGAAAGCGATGGTCTATGGAGAATTCGGTAACTTTGCAAAATTAAAAGGTGAAGATGTGAAAGAAATTTTGCAAGCATCACTATAA
- a CDS encoding Glu/Leu/Phe/Val family dehydrogenase: MAENLNLLTSTQNVIKTALDKLGYEDAMYELLKEPMRLLEVRIPVRMDDGKTKVFTGYRAQHSDAVGPTKGGVRFHPDVNRDEVIALSMWMTLKCGIVELPYGGAKGGIICDPREMSMHEIEKLSRGYVRAISQIVGPNKDIPAPDVFTNSQIMAWMYDEYSKIDEYNSPGFITGKPIVLGGSQGRDKATAQGVTICINEAAKKRGLNMQGARVVIQGFGNAGSFLAKFLHDAGAKVIGISDAYGALHDPDGLDIDYLLDRRDSFGTVTTLFDNTITNKELFELDCDILVPAAIANQITVENANNIKASIVVEAANGPTTAEATKILTERGILLVPDVLASSGGVTVSYFEWVQNNQGYYWTQEEVDEKLNKKLIDAFENVYNVATTRNIDMRLAAYMVGARRTAEASRFRGWV, encoded by the coding sequence ATGGCTGAAAACTTGAACTTGTTGACGTCTACACAGAATGTTATTAAAACTGCATTAGATAAGCTTGGCTACGAAGATGCGATGTACGAACTTCTAAAAGAACCAATGCGGCTTTTAGAAGTACGCATTCCAGTGCGTATGGATGACGGCAAAACAAAAGTCTTTACAGGTTACCGCGCTCAACACAGTGATGCAGTTGGACCGACAAAAGGTGGAGTCCGTTTTCATCCGGATGTAAATCGTGATGAAGTAATTGCTTTATCAATGTGGATGACATTAAAATGTGGAATTGTGGAATTGCCTTATGGCGGAGCGAAGGGTGGCATCATTTGCGACCCACGTGAAATGTCCATGCACGAGATTGAGAAATTGAGTCGTGGATACGTTCGCGCGATTAGTCAAATTGTTGGGCCGAACAAAGATATTCCAGCGCCAGATGTATTCACCAACTCACAGATTATGGCTTGGATGTACGACGAATACAGCAAAATCGATGAGTACAACTCCCCTGGTTTTATTACAGGTAAGCCAATTGTTCTTGGTGGATCTCAAGGTCGGGACAAAGCGACGGCACAAGGAGTTACTATCTGTATTAACGAAGCTGCGAAAAAACGCGGCCTAAATATGCAAGGGGCACGTGTTGTCATTCAAGGTTTTGGTAATGCAGGAAGTTTCTTAGCGAAATTCCTTCACGACGCTGGAGCAAAAGTAATCGGAATTTCAGATGCTTACGGTGCCTTGCATGATCCGGATGGCTTGGATATTGATTATTTATTGGACCGTCGTGATAGTTTCGGTACGGTTACAACTTTATTTGATAACACCATCACAAACAAAGAGTTGTTTGAATTAGATTGTGATATTTTGGTACCGGCAGCGATTGCTAATCAAATTACGGTAGAAAATGCGAATAACATTAAAGCTTCTATTGTGGTTGAAGCAGCAAATGGTCCTACGACTGCTGAAGCTACTAAAATCTTGACAGAACGCGGAATCCTTTTGGTGCCTGACGTTTTAGCAAGTTCTGGTGGAGTTACGGTTTCTTACTTTGAATGGGTGCAAAATAACCAAGGTTATTATTGGACACAAGAAGAAGTGGACGAAAAGCTTAACAAAAAGCTAATTGATGCATTTGAAAATGTTTATAATGTCGCTACTACGCGTAATATCGATATGCGTTTAGCTGCTTACATGGTCGGCGCTCGTAGAACTGCTGAAGCTTCACGCTTCCGTGGATGGGTATAA
- a CDS encoding ornithine--oxo-acid transaminase yields MTQTQTIIEQTEKYGANNYHPLPIVITEAEGVWVKDPEGNKFMDMLSAYSAVNQGHRHPKIIQALKDQADRVTLTSRAFHNDKLAPWYEMICDISGKEMALPMNTGAEAVETAFKAARRWAYDVKGVAENQAEVIACDGNFHGRTMTAVSLSSDPEYRKGFGPMLPGINLIPFGDLEALKNAITPNTAAFLIEPIQGEAGIIMPPKGFLKAARELCRENNVLFIADEIQCGLARTGKMFACEWEDVNPDMYILGKALGGGVFPISCVVADKDILGVFNPGSHGSTFGGNPLACAVSVASLEVLLDEKLSERSQELGEYFMGKLREIKHPSVKEVRGRGLFIGMELTEAARPYCEQLKELGLLCKETHDTVIRFAPPLIISKEELDWAIERIQKVFAN; encoded by the coding sequence ATGACACAGACACAAACAATCATTGAACAAACAGAAAAATACGGGGCTAATAACTACCATCCGCTACCAATCGTTATTACAGAAGCAGAAGGTGTTTGGGTAAAAGATCCAGAAGGCAATAAATTCATGGATATGCTGTCAGCGTATTCAGCTGTAAACCAAGGGCACCGTCACCCGAAAATTATTCAAGCATTAAAAGATCAAGCGGACCGTGTTACATTGACTTCACGCGCATTCCACAATGATAAATTAGCTCCTTGGTATGAAATGATTTGCGATATTTCTGGTAAGGAAATGGCGTTGCCGATGAACACTGGTGCGGAAGCAGTTGAGACCGCTTTCAAAGCTGCACGTCGTTGGGCGTATGATGTAAAAGGCGTTGCAGAAAATCAAGCAGAAGTTATTGCATGTGACGGAAACTTCCATGGCCGCACAATGACAGCTGTTTCATTATCTTCGGATCCTGAATACCGTAAAGGCTTCGGACCAATGCTTCCGGGTATCAACTTAATTCCTTTTGGTGATTTAGAAGCATTGAAAAATGCCATTACACCAAATACAGCTGCTTTCTTAATCGAACCCATTCAAGGTGAAGCTGGAATTATCATGCCACCAAAAGGCTTCTTAAAAGCTGCGAGAGAACTTTGTCGTGAAAATAATGTGTTGTTCATTGCTGACGAAATTCAGTGTGGACTTGCTCGTACAGGTAAAATGTTTGCTTGCGAATGGGAAGATGTAAACCCGGACATGTACATTTTAGGTAAAGCACTTGGGGGCGGAGTATTCCCAATTTCATGTGTGGTAGCTGACAAAGACATTCTTGGTGTATTCAATCCAGGATCACACGGTTCTACTTTTGGTGGGAATCCGCTTGCGTGTGCAGTTTCAGTAGCTTCTTTAGAAGTATTGCTTGATGAAAAACTTTCTGAGCGTTCTCAAGAACTAGGTGAATATTTCATGGGCAAATTGCGTGAAATCAAACACCCCTCTGTTAAAGAAGTTAGAGGTCGCGGATTGTTCATCGGTATGGAATTGACTGAAGCAGCAAGACCATATTGTGAACAACTAAAAGAGTTAGGTCTTTTATGCAAAGAAACACATGATACGGTTATCCGTTTTGCACCGCCACTAATTATTTCAAAAGAAGAATTGGATTGGGCGATCGAACGCATTCAAAAAGTATTCGCTAATTAA
- the pruA gene encoding L-glutamate gamma-semialdehyde dehydrogenase yields the protein MIPYKHEPFTDFSVDQNRKDYLEGLKTVEAYLGQDYPLIIGGERITTEDKIISFNPSNKEELIGRVSKSNKELAEKAMQAADEAFKTWKKVRPEIRADVLMRAAAIVRRRKHEFSALLTKEAGKPWNEADADTAEAIDFMEYYARQMLRLKDGMHVESRPGEDNRYDYIPLGVGVVISPWNFAFAIMAGTAVAAMVAGNTVLLKPASTTPVVAYKFIEVLEEAGMPAGVVNFIPGPGSEVGDYLVDHPNTRFISFTGSKEVGLRIAERSAKVNEGQIWMKRLIAEMGGKNTMVVDKEADLELAAQSIVKSAFGFSGQKCSAGSRAVIVEDVYDTVLERVIELTKELTIGDPTDQSNYMGPVIDGNSYDKIMSYIEIGKQEGRLVAGGDGDNSKGFFVNPTVFADLDPQARIMQEEIFGPVVGLTKAKDFDHAIEIANNTEYGLTGAVITNNRANLEKAREDFHVGNLYFNRGCTGAIVGYQSFGGFNMSGTDSKAGGPDYIGLHMQAKTTSEMY from the coding sequence ATGATTCCCTACAAACACGAACCATTCACAGATTTCTCAGTTGACCAAAATCGCAAAGACTACCTAGAGGGCTTGAAAACAGTTGAAGCTTATCTTGGACAAGACTATCCGTTAATTATTGGTGGAGAACGCATCACTACTGAAGATAAAATTATTTCATTCAACCCTTCAAACAAAGAAGAATTGATTGGTCGAGTATCAAAATCAAACAAAGAACTAGCTGAGAAAGCGATGCAAGCAGCTGACGAAGCATTTAAAACGTGGAAAAAAGTAAGACCAGAAATTCGCGCTGACGTTTTGATGAGAGCAGCTGCAATTGTGCGTCGTCGCAAACATGAATTCTCAGCACTTTTGACTAAAGAAGCAGGTAAGCCTTGGAACGAAGCAGATGCTGATACAGCTGAAGCAATTGATTTCATGGAATACTATGCGCGCCAAATGCTACGTCTGAAAGACGGCATGCATGTAGAAAGCCGTCCGGGCGAAGACAACCGTTATGACTACATTCCTTTAGGTGTAGGCGTTGTAATCTCACCTTGGAACTTTGCTTTTGCAATTATGGCTGGAACGGCTGTTGCAGCGATGGTAGCAGGTAACACAGTACTATTGAAGCCAGCTTCAACAACTCCAGTGGTTGCTTACAAATTCATTGAAGTTCTTGAAGAAGCAGGCATGCCGGCTGGTGTTGTTAACTTTATTCCTGGACCAGGATCTGAAGTTGGCGACTACTTAGTTGATCACCCGAACACTCGCTTTATCTCGTTCACAGGTTCAAAAGAAGTGGGTCTTCGCATTGCAGAACGTTCTGCTAAAGTGAACGAAGGACAAATTTGGATGAAACGCTTGATCGCTGAAATGGGCGGTAAAAACACAATGGTCGTAGATAAAGAAGCAGACCTTGAACTTGCAGCACAATCAATTGTAAAATCAGCATTCGGCTTTAGTGGACAAAAATGTTCTGCTGGATCACGTGCAGTCATCGTTGAAGATGTGTACGATACAGTACTTGAACGCGTTATCGAATTGACAAAAGAATTGACGATTGGTGACCCAACTGATCAATCAAACTATATGGGCCCAGTTATCGACGGTAACTCGTACGATAAAATCATGAGCTATATTGAAATTGGGAAACAAGAGGGACGTCTTGTAGCTGGTGGAGACGGAGACAATTCTAAAGGTTTCTTCGTAAACCCAACTGTCTTTGCTGATCTTGATCCACAAGCACGTATCATGCAAGAAGAAATCTTTGGTCCAGTGGTGGGTCTAACGAAAGCAAAAGATTTTGATCATGCAATTGAAATTGCAAACAACACAGAATACGGCTTGACTGGTGCAGTAATTACAAACAACCGTGCTAACCTTGAAAAAGCGCGTGAAGATTTCCACGTAGGTAACTTATACTTTAACCGCGGCTGCACAGGCGCAATCGTAGGATATCAGTCATTCGGTGGATTCAACATGTCTGGAACTGATTCAAAAGCAGGCGGACCTGATTACATCGGTCTTCATATGCAAGCAAAAACTACTTCTGAAATGTATTAA